One segment of Gilliamella sp. ESL0441 DNA contains the following:
- a CDS encoding YiiX family permuted papain-like enzyme — MRFILIFILLFSCFICEANYQPKDGDIIFQSSQSSQSKAVEQATNSPYSHMGIIFIKNGKPYVFEAGSKVTYTSLKSFIERGKKRNYVIKRLKDHNLSLKETNKLKLVAKTFENKPYDIWFGWDDNYIYCSELVWKIYNRALNLKIGQLQNIKDFNLSSAAVKQKLKARYGDKIPFQETVISPVAMFNSPLLITVDQHWSP; from the coding sequence ATGCGATTTATTTTAATTTTTATATTGTTATTTTCCTGTTTTATTTGTGAAGCAAATTATCAACCCAAAGATGGCGATATTATTTTTCAATCGTCTCAATCCAGTCAAAGTAAAGCCGTTGAACAAGCAACAAATTCACCCTATAGCCATATGGGAATCATTTTTATAAAAAATGGTAAACCTTATGTTTTTGAAGCTGGGAGCAAAGTCACTTATACATCATTAAAAAGCTTTATTGAAAGAGGAAAAAAAAGAAATTATGTAATCAAACGTCTTAAAGATCATAATTTATCTCTTAAGGAAACCAATAAATTAAAGCTAGTTGCAAAAACTTTTGAAAATAAACCTTATGATATCTGGTTTGGTTGGGATGACAATTATATCTATTGTTCTGAATTAGTTTGGAAAATTTATAATAGAGCACTTAATTTAAAGATTGGTCAATTACAAAATATCAAAGATTTCAACCTTTCATCTGCCGCAGTAAAACAAAAATTAAAAGCGCGTTATGGCGATAAAATCCCTTTTCAAGAAACCGTTATTTCGCCTGTCGCTATGTTTAATTCACCGTTATTAATAACAGTAGACCAACATTGGTCGCCTTAG
- the rnhB gene encoding ribonuclease HII: MLEFSYPDATLIAGVDEVGRGPLCGDVVTAAVILDPNKPIKGLTDSKKLSEKKRDQLFDVIKENALAWCIARASVEEIDRLNILHATMLAMQRAVTGLAIQPDFVLVDGNRCPEFGIQTQAVVKGDLLVAEISAASILAKVTRDREMVELDKLYPQYGLAKHKGYPTKDHLMAIELHGINHLYRKSFAPVKKLLLI; this comes from the coding sequence CTGTTAGAATTTAGTTATCCCGATGCTACCTTAATTGCCGGAGTTGATGAAGTTGGACGAGGACCACTTTGTGGTGATGTTGTGACGGCAGCCGTTATTTTAGATCCCAATAAACCAATCAAAGGGTTAACGGATTCTAAAAAACTTTCCGAAAAAAAACGAGATCAATTATTTGACGTTATTAAAGAAAATGCATTAGCTTGGTGTATTGCAAGAGCTTCGGTTGAGGAAATTGATAGATTAAATATTTTGCATGCTACCATGTTAGCTATGCAACGAGCGGTGACTGGACTTGCGATCCAACCTGATTTTGTTTTAGTCGACGGTAATCGTTGCCCTGAATTTGGTATTCAAACACAAGCCGTTGTCAAAGGTGATTTACTGGTGGCAGAGATTAGTGCTGCGTCGATTTTAGCAAAAGTGACGCGTGATCGTGAAATGGTAGAATTAGACAAATTGTATCCCCAATATGGACTGGCAAAACATAAAGGATATCCCACTAAGGATCATTTAATGGCAATTGAGCTGCACGGTATCAATCATCTATATCGTAAAAGTTTTGCTCCAGTTAAAAAGTTATTACTTATCTAA
- the lpxB gene encoding lipid-A-disaccharide synthase, which produces MTIQSFTNQSQTNKLLTIALVAGETSGDILGAGLIRSLKKRHPNIRFVGIAGPLMQAEGCQAWYEMDELSVMGIVEVLGKLRRILAIRRDITKRLIELKPDIFIGIDAPDFNLSLEGKLKRAGIKTIHYVSPSVWAWKQKRVFKIKRNTNLILAFLPFEKAFYDKFNVPCRFIGHKMADDVPLAPDQMAMRQQLGIPLSGRCLALLPGSRHAEVTLLSPPFLQAAQLLRDRYPDLHIVLPLVNEKRRQEFEQIKTQIAPELKVQLLDGHAREAMIASDAAILASGTVALECMLAKCPMVVGYKMKPFTFWLAKKLVKTPYVSLPNILAGKEIVPELLQQDCTPENIANHIIPFLEGDNSELKKTFLSLHQQIRCHADEQAAQAVLDVLEDSPCC; this is translated from the coding sequence ATGACTATTCAATCTTTCACAAACCAATCACAAACGAACAAATTATTAACTATTGCTTTAGTCGCCGGAGAAACATCTGGCGATATTTTGGGGGCTGGATTGATTCGTTCTCTCAAAAAACGTCATCCTAATATTCGATTTGTTGGTATTGCTGGGCCTTTAATGCAAGCTGAAGGCTGTCAAGCTTGGTATGAAATGGATGAGCTTTCTGTGATGGGGATTGTAGAAGTGTTGGGAAAATTACGACGTATTTTAGCAATACGTCGTGATATTACTAAACGTTTAATTGAATTAAAACCTGACATTTTTATTGGAATTGATGCGCCTGATTTTAATCTTTCTTTAGAAGGTAAGTTAAAGCGAGCAGGGATTAAAACAATCCATTATGTGAGTCCTTCGGTATGGGCTTGGAAGCAAAAACGTGTTTTCAAGATTAAACGTAATACCAATCTCATATTAGCTTTTTTACCTTTTGAAAAAGCGTTTTATGACAAGTTTAATGTGCCCTGTCGTTTTATTGGTCACAAAATGGCAGATGATGTGCCGCTGGCACCTGACCAAATGGCAATGCGTCAACAATTAGGCATTCCGCTCAGTGGTCGTTGTCTAGCATTATTGCCGGGAAGTCGTCATGCGGAAGTCACCTTGTTATCTCCCCCTTTTTTACAAGCAGCTCAGCTTTTACGTGATCGTTACCCTGATTTGCATATAGTCCTACCTTTAGTCAATGAAAAAAGACGACAGGAATTTGAGCAGATTAAAACGCAAATAGCACCAGAGCTGAAAGTTCAGCTGTTAGATGGTCATGCCCGTGAAGCAATGATTGCTAGTGATGCAGCGATTTTGGCATCCGGAACAGTAGCACTAGAATGCATGCTAGCCAAATGTCCAATGGTGGTGGGTTATAAAATGAAGCCTTTCACTTTCTGGTTAGCCAAAAAATTAGTTAAAACCCCTTATGTTTCATTACCTAATATTTTAGCCGGTAAAGAAATTGTACCTGAGTTATTACAGCAAGACTGTACCCCTGAAAATATTGCTAATCATATTATTCCTTTTTTAGAAGGAGATAATAGTGAACTTAAAAAAACATTTTTATCATTACATCAGCAAATTCGTTGTCACGCTGATGAACAAGCAGCTCAAGCTGTACTTGATGTATTAGAGGATTCACCTTGCTGTTAG
- the lpxA gene encoding acyl-ACP--UDP-N-acetylglucosamine O-acyltransferase, whose translation MATEIHPSSVVEKGAKIGDNVKIGPFCFIGENVEIGEGTFLKSHVVINGHTKIGKDNQIYQFVSIGEVNQDLKYRGEPTRTEIGDRNMIRESVTIHRGTVQGGGITKIGSDNLLMINAHVAHDCQIGNHCILANNATLGGHVQLDDHVIIGGMTAVHQFCVIGSHVMVGGCSGVAQDVPPYVIAQGNHATPHGVNYEGLKRRGFSKEALQAIRNSYKILYRNGLTLEEAKAEIDVIANQYSEVKLFNDFFARSTRGIIR comes from the coding sequence ATGGCAACGGAAATACATCCAAGTTCAGTGGTAGAAAAAGGGGCTAAAATTGGCGACAATGTCAAAATTGGACCTTTTTGCTTCATTGGTGAAAATGTTGAAATTGGTGAAGGGACATTTTTAAAATCACATGTAGTCATCAATGGCCATACAAAAATTGGTAAAGATAACCAAATATATCAATTCGTATCGATTGGTGAGGTTAACCAAGATTTAAAATATCGAGGCGAACCAACGCGCACTGAAATTGGTGATCGTAATATGATTCGTGAAAGCGTTACCATTCATCGTGGCACAGTTCAAGGTGGCGGAATTACCAAAATTGGCAGTGATAATTTACTAATGATTAATGCGCATGTTGCACATGATTGTCAAATTGGTAATCATTGTATTTTGGCAAATAACGCAACACTTGGTGGTCATGTTCAGTTAGATGATCATGTCATTATTGGCGGTATGACTGCGGTGCATCAATTTTGTGTCATTGGATCGCATGTCATGGTTGGTGGTTGTTCAGGTGTTGCGCAAGATGTGCCACCTTATGTGATAGCACAAGGAAATCATGCTACTCCACATGGCGTGAATTACGAAGGTTTAAAACGTCGTGGATTCAGTAAAGAAGCTTTACAAGCTATCCGTAATAGCTACAAAATTCTTTATCGAAATGGATTAACTTTAGAAGAAGCGAAAGCCGAAATTGATGTTATTGCAAATCAATACTCTGAAGTAAAATTATTCAATGATTTTTTTGCACGTTCAACACGTGGCATCATTCGTTAA
- the fabZ gene encoding 3-hydroxyacyl-ACP dehydratase FabZ — MTTELNTLDIEEIISLLPHRYPFLMVDRVISYEKGKTLKAIKNVTVNEPFFQGHFPNKPIFPGVLILEAMAQATGILAFKSIEELSPGQLYYFASIDKARFKRPVVPGDQLVLDVEYIKERRGIALFHGVATVDGKLVCEAEMMCARK, encoded by the coding sequence TTGACTACCGAACTGAATACCCTTGATATCGAAGAAATTATTAGTTTATTACCGCACCGTTATCCTTTTTTAATGGTTGATCGTGTGATTAGTTATGAAAAAGGTAAAACGTTAAAAGCAATCAAAAATGTGACGGTTAATGAACCTTTCTTTCAGGGACATTTTCCTAATAAACCCATTTTTCCTGGTGTATTAATTTTGGAAGCGATGGCCCAAGCAACAGGTATCTTAGCTTTTAAAAGTATAGAAGAATTATCACCTGGACAATTGTACTATTTTGCATCCATTGATAAAGCTCGTTTTAAACGACCTGTTGTACCAGGCGATCAGCTTGTGCTTGACGTGGAGTATATAAAAGAGCGTCGTGGAATTGCATTATTCCATGGTGTAGCAACTGTTGATGGTAAGTTAGTTTGCGAAGCCGAGATGATGTGTGCTCGTAAATAA
- the fkpA gene encoding FKBP-type peptidyl-prolyl cis-trans isomerase, whose translation MKSFLKVTLISSAIVLALTGCDAKSNPKDVNSANQSEQTTQQSTNTTQQITANSEQVVNSAEPKANSEKVTLSTLAQKESYAFGSSIAMNLKDSEFEIDPEYVISGLKETFNNQSQLSKDEVNTIINSLRERLLEKAKAQFEKEKADNIANGEKFRNEFAKQKGVKKTQSGLLYQVIQKGSKQKPNENDTVIVHYEGTLVDGRKFDSSYDRGQTVTFKLNEVIKGWTEGLQLIGVGGKIKLVIPPELAYGSQYYPAQEDKAAILPNSTLVFEVELLGIDGNNNEQSQPSSKK comes from the coding sequence GTGAAATCATTTTTAAAAGTGACGCTAATTAGTAGCGCAATTGTATTAGCCTTAACTGGATGTGATGCTAAAAGCAATCCTAAAGATGTTAATAGTGCCAATCAATCAGAACAGACTACACAACAATCCACAAACACTACTCAGCAAATTACGGCTAATTCTGAACAAGTCGTTAACTCAGCAGAGCCAAAAGCCAATTCTGAAAAAGTAACTTTATCAACTCTAGCACAAAAAGAGTCTTATGCCTTTGGTTCATCAATTGCAATGAACTTAAAAGATAGCGAATTTGAGATCGATCCTGAATATGTGATCAGCGGTTTAAAAGAAACATTTAATAATCAATCACAATTATCAAAAGATGAAGTAAATACTATTATTAATTCACTTCGTGAACGCCTTTTAGAAAAAGCAAAAGCACAATTTGAAAAAGAAAAAGCAGATAATATTGCAAATGGTGAAAAATTCCGTAATGAATTTGCAAAACAAAAAGGAGTTAAAAAAACTCAATCAGGTTTACTTTATCAAGTAATTCAAAAAGGATCGAAACAAAAACCAAATGAAAATGACACAGTTATCGTTCATTATGAAGGAACTTTAGTTGATGGACGTAAATTTGATAGTTCATATGATCGAGGTCAAACTGTAACATTCAAACTTAATGAGGTAATCAAAGGTTGGACTGAAGGACTACAATTAATTGGGGTCGGTGGTAAAATCAAATTAGTAATCCCGCCAGAATTAGCTTATGGTAGTCAATATTATCCAGCTCAAGAAGATAAAGCAGCGATATTACCAAATTCAACGTTGGTCTTTGAGGTTGAATTATTGGGTATCGATGGTAATAATAATGAACAGTCTCAACCATCATCAAAAAAATAA
- the tusD gene encoding sulfurtransferase complex subunit TusD, producing the protein MTSLSYTLVVLGPAYGTQSAYCAYQFAQALLLNTSHTIKNIFFYADGVYNGNRYTDPANDEFDLVSAWQELAKKYDLPLTICVAASLRRGITEENIADYFQLTGLGELTESITLSDRVIQF; encoded by the coding sequence ATGACGTCATTAAGCTATACACTTGTTGTTTTGGGTCCTGCTTATGGGACCCAATCTGCTTATTGTGCGTATCAATTTGCACAAGCCTTATTGTTAAATACATCCCACACCATAAAAAATATCTTCTTTTATGCTGATGGTGTTTATAATGGTAATCGATATACCGACCCTGCCAATGATGAATTTGATTTAGTTAGCGCTTGGCAAGAATTAGCAAAAAAATATGATCTACCCTTAACAATTTGTGTTGCAGCTTCGCTAAGACGAGGAATAACCGAAGAGAATATCGCTGATTATTTTCAATTAACCGGTTTAGGCGAGCTAACAGAATCAATCACTTTATCAGATCGTGTCATTCAATTTTAA
- the tusC gene encoding sulfurtransferase complex subunit TusC: protein MKNIAIIIHSSPHGSAKGREALDLALALSALNHITVIFTDKGIFHLLPNQHPDLILMRDYIATFNMLELYDIEDVYVSESALKSHNLSDFTFNITTKVINHYDLNQLLDEQDVILTF from the coding sequence ATGAAAAACATTGCCATTATTATTCATTCTTCTCCTCATGGTAGTGCCAAAGGTCGAGAAGCACTTGATTTAGCTTTAGCATTGTCTGCTTTAAATCATATTACGGTCATTTTTACCGATAAAGGCATTTTTCATCTATTACCTAATCAGCATCCCGATCTCATTTTGATGCGTGACTATATCGCCACATTCAATATGCTTGAACTTTATGATATTGAAGATGTTTATGTGAGTGAGTCAGCACTAAAATCGCATAACCTTTCTGATTTCACCTTTAATATTACCACTAAAGTAATTAACCATTACGATTTAAATCAATTGCTTGATGAGCAAGATGTCATTTTAACATTCTAA
- the nagE gene encoding N-acetylglucosamine-specific PTS transporter subunit IIBC, whose product MGILAYMQRVGRSLMVPVAVLPAAAILLGIGYWINNVEWGANSIAATFLIKSGGAIIDNMPILFAIGVAYGMSKDKDGAAALSGLVGFLIITTLLSPNSIALFEGVDTSVDGWQTQISPAFAKINNQFIGILVGIISAELYNKFSTVELHKALAFFSGKRLVPIIVSIVMLLISVIFYFIWPIIFEALVKFGESIKNLGAAGAGVYGFFNRILIPVGLHHALNSVFWFDVANINDIPNFLAGQSAIDSGKAVVGITGRYQAGFFPIMMFGLPGAALAMYHTAKKGNKDKTASIMLAASFAAFFTGITEPLEFAFMFVAPVLYVIHAILTGISLFIAATMQWICGFGFSAGLIDMLLQSGNPLAVHWYMLILQGLVFFVVYYVVFRFIIVKFNLKTPGREDEDSAAQSSTNEADKPAQTAADTTALAEQYLAIVGGKENLTNIDSCITRLRLSVKDSDLVDEAAAKALGAMAVIKLGKTGVQIVVGQQAEKIADQMKKLV is encoded by the coding sequence ATGGGAATTTTAGCTTATATGCAGCGTGTTGGGCGCTCATTAATGGTGCCAGTTGCAGTTCTACCTGCTGCTGCGATACTTCTAGGGATAGGATATTGGATCAATAACGTTGAATGGGGTGCAAATAGTATTGCTGCAACATTTTTAATAAAATCTGGTGGTGCTATCATTGATAACATGCCAATTTTATTTGCTATCGGTGTTGCATATGGTATGTCGAAAGACAAAGACGGTGCAGCTGCACTTTCTGGGTTGGTCGGATTTTTGATTATTACAACATTATTATCGCCAAATTCAATTGCACTTTTTGAAGGTGTCGATACCAGTGTTGATGGTTGGCAAACGCAAATATCTCCAGCGTTTGCGAAAATCAATAACCAATTTATTGGTATTTTAGTGGGTATTATCTCAGCTGAACTCTATAACAAATTTAGTACGGTTGAGTTACATAAAGCGTTAGCTTTTTTTAGTGGCAAACGACTTGTTCCGATTATTGTTTCTATCGTGATGCTACTTATTTCTGTCATCTTTTATTTTATCTGGCCAATTATTTTTGAAGCATTAGTAAAATTTGGTGAATCGATTAAGAATTTAGGTGCAGCAGGTGCAGGGGTGTATGGCTTCTTTAACCGTATATTAATTCCAGTTGGTTTACATCATGCTCTTAACTCAGTATTTTGGTTTGATGTTGCTAACATTAACGATATTCCAAATTTCTTGGCTGGTCAAAGTGCGATAGATTCTGGTAAAGCTGTTGTAGGTATTACTGGACGTTATCAAGCAGGATTCTTCCCAATTATGATGTTTGGTTTACCAGGTGCTGCTTTAGCCATGTATCACACAGCGAAAAAAGGCAATAAAGATAAAACCGCATCAATTATGTTAGCGGCTTCTTTTGCAGCATTCTTTACGGGAATTACAGAACCGCTTGAATTTGCGTTCATGTTTGTTGCACCAGTACTTTATGTTATTCATGCAATTTTAACGGGTATTTCACTCTTTATTGCTGCAACGATGCAATGGATATGTGGATTTGGTTTCAGTGCCGGTTTAATCGATATGTTACTGCAATCTGGAAATCCTCTGGCAGTGCATTGGTATATGCTTATTCTTCAAGGTTTAGTGTTCTTTGTGGTTTACTATGTTGTGTTCCGCTTTATCATCGTTAAATTTAACCTTAAAACGCCAGGTCGTGAAGATGAAGACAGTGCTGCACAATCATCTACAAACGAAGCGGATAAACCAGCGCAGACAGCAGCGGATACCACAGCGCTTGCTGAACAATATTTAGCGATTGTTGGCGGTAAGGAAAACCTGACTAATATTGATTCTTGTATCACTCGGTTACGTTTGAGTGTAAAAGATTCTGATTTAGTTGATGAAGCAGCGGCTAAAGCATTAGGTGCAATGGCTGTGATTAAATTAGGTAAAACAGGTGTGCAAATCGTTGTAGGTCAACAAGCTGAAAAGATTGCAGATCAAATGAAAAAATTAGTTTAA
- the nagB gene encoding glucosamine-6-phosphate deaminase codes for MRLIPLENAQEVGAWVAQRIVNKINQFKPTADRPFLLGLPTGSSPLVMYQQLIKHYQAGDVSFKHVVTFNMDEYVGIPEDHPQSYHTFMHENFFNHIDIDKNNIHILNGNATDIAQECRQYEEKIKSYGKINIFVGGVGQDGHIAFNEPGSSLCSRTRIKTLTEDTRIANSRFFDNDVNQVPKHALTIGVATLMDAQEVILLVCGHNKSLALQAGVEGSINHLWTVSALQMHPASIIVCDEPSTDDLKVKTLKYFKQMEADNLKVTIL; via the coding sequence ATGAGGCTTATTCCTTTAGAAAATGCTCAAGAAGTGGGCGCTTGGGTTGCTCAACGTATTGTGAATAAAATCAACCAATTTAAACCAACAGCGGATCGGCCGTTTTTGTTAGGCTTACCAACCGGTAGCTCGCCATTAGTGATGTATCAACAACTGATCAAACACTACCAAGCTGGTGATGTCAGCTTTAAACATGTGGTGACGTTTAATATGGATGAATATGTTGGCATTCCAGAAGATCATCCTCAAAGTTATCATACTTTTATGCATGAAAACTTTTTTAACCATATTGATATCGATAAAAACAATATCCATATATTAAATGGCAATGCAACCGATATTGCTCAAGAGTGCCGTCAATATGAAGAAAAAATCAAATCTTATGGCAAAATCAATATTTTTGTTGGTGGTGTTGGTCAAGATGGACATATTGCTTTTAATGAACCGGGCTCGTCGCTTTGTTCACGCACGCGTATTAAAACACTAACTGAAGATACACGTATTGCCAATTCACGTTTCTTTGATAATGATGTGAATCAAGTTCCAAAGCATGCATTAACTATTGGTGTCGCCACTTTAATGGATGCACAAGAAGTGATTTTATTAGTCTGTGGTCATAACAAAAGTTTAGCATTACAAGCCGGCGTTGAAGGTTCAATTAATCATTTATGGACAGTATCAGCATTACAAATGCACCCAGCATCTATTATTGTTTGTGATGAACCAAGCACTGATGACCTTAAAGTAAAAACATTAAAATATTTCAAACAAATGGAAGCAGACAATCTTAAAGTGACCATTTTATAA
- the nagA gene encoding N-acetylglucosamine-6-phosphate deacetylase, protein MYALTNCRIYTGYEILENHAVIIDGDKIDKICKQDNLPDNIKIEDLQGAIVAPGFIDIQVNGCGGVQFNETLDALSVETLEAMQATNLIYGCTSYLPTLITSTDEFMIKAVAVMREYLARHPNQALGLHLEGPYISPEKKGIHDENIIRLPSQKMIDFLCENADVIKIITLAPERVESHFIKQLVNAGIHVSVGHSNGHYDDCRRGFNDGIRLGTHLFNAMPYISGREPGVVGAIYDEPEVYVGIIADGHHVSWANIRNSHKIKKDHLILITDAMLLAGSNLSSAVFAGKTIYYKDGLCVDDKGTLGGSALTMIDAVKNAVEYVGIALDEALRMATLYPAKAIGVDKQLGSISEGKIANLVVFNRDFTITKTVVNGEITR, encoded by the coding sequence ATGTATGCATTAACAAATTGTCGTATTTATACCGGTTATGAGATTCTTGAAAATCATGCTGTTATTATCGACGGTGATAAAATTGACAAAATTTGTAAACAAGATAATTTACCCGACAATATCAAAATTGAAGATTTACAAGGAGCGATCGTTGCGCCTGGATTTATTGATATTCAAGTCAATGGATGTGGCGGTGTGCAATTTAATGAGACACTCGACGCATTAAGTGTTGAAACATTAGAAGCGATGCAAGCTACCAATCTTATTTATGGTTGTACTAGCTATTTACCGACTTTAATCACATCAACAGATGAATTTATGATAAAAGCGGTCGCGGTAATGCGTGAATACTTAGCTCGACATCCTAATCAAGCATTAGGTTTACATCTTGAAGGTCCTTATATTAGTCCTGAAAAGAAAGGGATTCATGACGAAAACATTATTCGTTTACCTTCGCAAAAAATGATTGATTTCCTATGTGAAAATGCTGATGTAATTAAAATCATTACTCTTGCGCCAGAAAGAGTTGAAAGCCATTTTATTAAACAATTAGTTAATGCAGGAATTCATGTTTCTGTCGGTCACTCCAATGGTCATTACGATGACTGTCGTCGTGGCTTCAATGATGGAATTCGATTAGGCACTCACCTATTTAATGCTATGCCTTATATTTCAGGACGTGAACCAGGCGTAGTTGGTGCAATCTATGATGAACCAGAAGTATATGTTGGTATTATTGCCGATGGACATCATGTAAGTTGGGCAAACATTCGCAATAGCCATAAAATTAAGAAAGATCACTTAATTTTAATTACGGATGCAATGTTGTTAGCCGGTTCTAATTTGTCTTCTGCTGTTTTTGCAGGTAAAACCATTTATTATAAAGATGGGCTATGCGTTGACGATAAAGGCACGCTTGGCGGCTCTGCATTAACCATGATTGATGCAGTTAAAAATGCTGTTGAATATGTGGGTATTGCTTTAGATGAAGCCTTAAGAATGGCGACACTTTACCCAGCAAAAGCAATCGGTGTGGATAAACAACTTGGTAGTATTAGTGAAGGTAAAATTGCCAACTTAGTTGTTTTTAATCGAGACTTTACGATAACTAAAACGGTTGTTAATGGAGAAATCACCCGTTAG
- a CDS encoding ROK family protein, which translates to MTFNYLNLVGNAELIKQLNYAMIYRLIVQQAPISRIQLAEISHLAPASITKITRQLLKNKLIKEVDAQQSTGGRPAVSIQAKFDYYQAIAIQLSRSHVTIELYDLGANSLVSEVYPLTVFIQQHAQEYLITLIEQFIQKNSKKIKHLIAISVVLPGLIDSVRGIVRYTPHIQVKVWPLADILQKQFNVSIFLGNDIQSLALAENYFGSTQDVDDSILIRVHRGVGSGVIVNQQLLTNHNQSACEVGHIQVDALGERCHCGNFGCLENRVVNDAIERRAKQMIDQGYTTKLTKDCCDIVNICQLANQGDELAIKLVKDAGENLGRAVAIMVNIFNPQRIVLAGELTKATEILLDTVNSALNSLSLEDLRKNLSINCSSLNDRSAIGAFALVQQALFNGSLLMILLEHDAA; encoded by the coding sequence ATGACATTTAATTATCTGAATTTAGTTGGAAATGCTGAACTAATTAAACAATTAAATTATGCTATGATTTATCGTTTAATTGTTCAGCAAGCTCCCATTTCTCGTATCCAGTTAGCCGAAATCAGTCATTTAGCTCCAGCCAGCATTACCAAAATTACCCGACAGCTACTTAAGAATAAACTAATAAAAGAAGTTGATGCCCAGCAATCAACTGGTGGAAGACCAGCGGTTTCCATTCAAGCCAAGTTTGACTATTATCAAGCCATTGCTATTCAATTAAGTCGTTCACATGTCACCATTGAACTCTATGATCTTGGAGCAAACAGCTTAGTTTCTGAAGTGTATCCTCTTACCGTTTTTATACAGCAACACGCACAAGAATATTTAATTACATTAATTGAACAATTTATTCAAAAAAATAGTAAAAAGATTAAGCATCTTATTGCTATATCGGTGGTTCTACCAGGATTGATTGATTCTGTAAGAGGAATTGTTCGATATACACCTCATATTCAAGTTAAAGTATGGCCTTTAGCCGATATATTGCAGAAACAATTTAATGTTTCTATTTTTTTAGGTAATGATATCCAAAGTCTAGCATTAGCCGAAAATTATTTTGGCTCTACGCAAGATGTCGATGATTCAATTTTGATTCGTGTTCATCGTGGTGTCGGATCAGGTGTTATTGTCAATCAACAATTACTGACTAACCATAATCAAAGTGCTTGCGAAGTGGGACATATTCAAGTCGATGCGTTAGGTGAACGCTGTCATTGTGGTAATTTTGGTTGTTTGGAAAACCGAGTTGTTAATGATGCCATTGAACGACGAGCAAAACAGATGATTGATCAAGGTTATACGACTAAATTAACAAAAGATTGTTGTGATATCGTCAACATTTGCCAATTAGCCAATCAAGGGGATGAGCTTGCCATTAAGTTAGTCAAAGATGCAGGCGAAAATCTAGGTCGAGCAGTAGCGATTATGGTCAATATTTTTAACCCACAACGAATTGTATTAGCAGGTGAACTCACCAAAGCGACAGAAATACTTTTAGATACAGTAAATAGCGCTTTAAACTCACTGAGTTTAGAAGATTTAAGAAAGAATCTTTCAATCAACTGCTCTTCACTCAATGACCGCTCGGCAATTGGTGCATTTGCTTTAGTGCAACAAGCGTTATTTAATGGATCACTTTTGATGATTTTGCTCGAACATGATGCAGCATAA